A region of Liolophura sinensis isolate JHLJ2023 chromosome 8, CUHK_Ljap_v2, whole genome shotgun sequence DNA encodes the following proteins:
- the LOC135473275 gene encoding uncharacterized protein LOC135473275: protein MDLGQKYEQFREHQVFYNKTTLAILNSTQDLLRSLTQEYDKVREETTNNRRSDGLVEDAINEFLQTLQKIGYLTVPLLDLHIEKLKDQYSKDQSAIIGLATNLVIIGRTFPANISNIDRYLSAIKSTLSDLTDVTRTLKGKLSAIAKQYKEEEIDKTDMASIFDSNAIRSSLEKLRTSFRHLTSRFDSLLAAGISVRNVIYPVENGTKDVDFDLEWLDFPNLQREAGTIKDCLEGIVSNVTDYQNDLKEYLKGNKLDENFYVNNYLHLEVYFTELSETKITQHQSYSFFDLTCDIGGTLALYTGICILTIFETVDFIFNHVLCPSL, encoded by the exons ATGGACCTGGGTCAGAAATACGAACAGTTCCGTGAACATCAGGTGTTCTACAACAAGACAACGCTGGCCATCCTGAACAGCACGCAAGATTTGCTACGGTCCCTGACACAGGAGTACGACAAAGTCCGGGAAGAGACCACCAATAACCGTCGCTCGGACGGTCTTGTGGAAGACGCCATTAACGAATTTCTACAGACGCTGCAAAAAATAGGATACCTGACGGTGCCATTGTTAGATCTACATATAGAGAAGCTGAAGGATCAGTATAGCAAAGACCAGTCGGCTATCATCGGACTGGCTACGAATTTGGTCATCATTGGCCGGACTTTCCCAGCTAACATCTCGAACATTGACAGATACTTATCGGCTATAAAGTCCACGTTATCAGACCTTACAGACGTCACTCGAACCTTGAAGGGGAAACTATCTGCCATCGCCAAGCAGTATAAAGAGGAAGAGATAGATAAAACCGACATGGCCTCCATATTTGACAGCAATGCCATCCGTTCGTCTTTAGAAAAACTGCGG acGTCGTTCCGCCATCTTACGTCCCGATTTGACAGCCTCCTAGCGGCGGGCATATCGGTCAGGAATGTTATCTATCCGGTGGAGAACGGTACCAAGGACGTAGACTTCGACCTTGAATGGCTGGACTTCCCTAATCTTCAACGGGAGGCGGGAACTATCAAGGATTGCCTGGAGGGAATCGTCTCCAACGTTACGGACTACCAAAATGATCTTAAAGAATATTTAAAGGGAAATAAACTGGACGAAAATTTCTATGT aaataactACCTTCACCTTGAAGTATATTTCACAGAGCTGAGCGAGACAAAAATCACCCAACACCAATCTTATAGTTTCTTTGATCTCACTT GTGACATTGGAGGAACGCTGGCCCTGTACACGGGGATATGTATCCTGACGATATTCGAGACGGTGGACTTCATCTTTAACCATGTGCTTTGTCCTTCATTATGA